One Engystomops pustulosus chromosome 7, aEngPut4.maternal, whole genome shotgun sequence DNA window includes the following coding sequences:
- the CELF1 gene encoding CUGBP Elav-like family member 1 isoform X6, translated as MNGTMDHPDHPDPDSIKMFVGQVPRSWSEKELRELFEQYGAVYEINVLRDRSQNPPQSKGCCFITFYTRKAALEAQNALHNMKILPGMHHPIQMKPADSEKNNAVEDRKLFIGMVSKKCNENDIRVMFSQFGQIEECRILRGPDGLSRGCAFITFTSRSMAQNAIKAMHQAQTMEGCSSPIVVKFADTQKDKEQKRMAQQLQQQMQQINAASVWGNLAGLNSLAPQYLALYLQLLQQTASSGNLNSLSGLHPMGGEYSTGRTSGLSAMQIQNLAALAAAASVTQNPVSAGSALTSSSSPLSVLTSSGSSPSSNSSSVNPMASLGALQTLAGATAGLNVGSLAGMAALNGGLGGSGLSNGTGSTMEALSQAYSGIQQYAAAALPSLYNQSLLSQQGLGAAGSQKEGPEGANLFIYHLPQEFGDQDLLQMFMPFGNIVSAKVFIDKQTNLSKCFGFVSYDNPVSAQAAIQSMNGFQIGMKRLKVQLKRSKNDSKPY; from the exons ATGAACGGCACCATGGATCATCCAGACCATCCGGATCCAGATTCCATCAAGATGTTCGTGGGACAGGTTCCTCGCAGCTGGTCAGAGAAGGAGCTGAGGGAGCTATTCGAACAGTACGGCGCGGTGTACGAAATCAATGTCCTGCGAGACAGAAGCCAGAACCCTCCGCAGAGTAAAG GATGCTGTTTTATTACGTTCTACACGCGTAAGGCCGCATTAGAAGCACAGAATGCGTTGCACAATATGAAGATTCTTCCTGGG ATGCATCACCCTATCCAGATGAAGCCGGCAGACAGTGAGAAGAATAACG CTGTGGAAGACAGAAAGTTGTTTATTGGCATGGTGTCCAAGAAGTGTAATGAAAATGATATCCGGGTCATGTTCTCTCAGTTTGGGCAGATAGAGGAGTGCAGAATCCTACGGGGACCTGATGGGTTGAGCAGAG GTTGTGCATTCATCACATTTACATCCAGATCTATGGCACAGAATGCAATCAAAGCCATGCACCAAGCACAAACCATGGAG GGTTGTTCCTCTCCAATCGTCGTCAAGTTTGCCGACACCCAGAAAGACAAAGAACAGAAACGAATGGCACAACAACTCCAGCAGCAGATGCAGCAGATTAATGCCGCCTCTGTATGGGGGAACCTGGCGGGACTGAACAGTCTGGCACCACAATACTTAGCA CTTTATTTGCAGCTCCTCCAGCAGACAGCCTCCTCGGGCAACCTCAACTCCCTGAGTGGCCTCCATCCCATGGGAGGTGAGTACTCCACGGGGAGAACATCAG GACTCAGTGCCATGCAGATTCAGAATTTGGCAGCATTGGCGGCCGCTGCCAGCGTCACCCAGAACCCAGTCAGTGCAGGCTCGGCACTCACTTCATCAAGCAGTCCCCTCAGCGTCCTGACCAGTTCTG GTTCATCCCCTAGTTCTAATAGTTCATCAGTCAACCCCATGGCGTCTCTAGGAGCTCTGCAGACCTTGGCTGGTGCCACTGCAGGTCTCAATGTTGGTTCTTTAGCAG GCATGGCTGCTTTGAATGGTGGCCTGGGCGGCAGTGGTCTATCCAATGGCACCGGAAGCACAATGGAAGCCCTGAGCCAAGCTTACTCTGGGATCCAGCAGTACGCAGCAGCGGCGCTGCCCTCACTCTACAACCAGAGCCTATTATCGCAGCAGGGCCTGGGAGCTGCAGGTAGTCAAAAGGAAG GCCCAGAGGGAGCAAACCTCTTTATATACCACTTGCCCCAGGAGTTTGGTGACCAAGACCTCCTGCAGATGTTCATGCCATTTGGAAATATTGTGTCTGCCAAAGTTTTCATTGATAAACAAACGAACCTCAGCAAATGTTTTG GTTTCGTAAGCTACGACAATCCAGTCTCCGCTCAGGCTGCCATCCAGTCCATGAACGGCTTTCAGATCGGAATGAAACGTCTGAAAGTGCAACTAAAACGCTCCAAGAACGACAGCAAACCCTACTGA
- the CELF1 gene encoding CUGBP Elav-like family member 1 isoform X4 — protein MASFKLDFLPEMMVDHCSLNSSPVSKKMNGTMDHPDHPDPDSIKMFVGQVPRSWSEKELRELFEQYGAVYEINVLRDRSQNPPQSKGCCFITFYTRKAALEAQNALHNMKILPGMHHPIQMKPADSEKNNAVEDRKLFIGMVSKKCNENDIRVMFSQFGQIEECRILRGPDGLSRGCAFITFTSRSMAQNAIKAMHQAQTMEGCSSPIVVKFADTQKDKEQKRMAQQLQQQMQQINAASVWGNLAGLNSLAPQYLALYLQLLQQTASSGNLNSLSGLHPMGGLSAMQIQNLAALAAAASVTQNPVSAGSALTSSSSPLSVLTSSGSSPSSNSSSVNPMASLGALQTLAGATAGLNVGSLAGMAALNGGLGGSGLSNGTGSTMEALSQAYSGIQQYAAAALPSLYNQSLLSQQGLGAAGSQKEGPEGANLFIYHLPQEFGDQDLLQMFMPFGNIVSAKVFIDKQTNLSKCFGFVSYDNPVSAQAAIQSMNGFQIGMKRLKVQLKRSKNDSKPY, from the exons ATGGCTTCATTTAAACTTGATTTCCTGCCCGAGATGATGGTGGATCATTGCTCTCTGAATTCCAGTCCTGT ATCTAAGAAGATGAACGGCACCATGGATCATCCAGACCATCCGGATCCAGATTCCATCAAGATGTTCGTGGGACAGGTTCCTCGCAGCTGGTCAGAGAAGGAGCTGAGGGAGCTATTCGAACAGTACGGCGCGGTGTACGAAATCAATGTCCTGCGAGACAGAAGCCAGAACCCTCCGCAGAGTAAAG GATGCTGTTTTATTACGTTCTACACGCGTAAGGCCGCATTAGAAGCACAGAATGCGTTGCACAATATGAAGATTCTTCCTGGG ATGCATCACCCTATCCAGATGAAGCCGGCAGACAGTGAGAAGAATAACG CTGTGGAAGACAGAAAGTTGTTTATTGGCATGGTGTCCAAGAAGTGTAATGAAAATGATATCCGGGTCATGTTCTCTCAGTTTGGGCAGATAGAGGAGTGCAGAATCCTACGGGGACCTGATGGGTTGAGCAGAG GTTGTGCATTCATCACATTTACATCCAGATCTATGGCACAGAATGCAATCAAAGCCATGCACCAAGCACAAACCATGGAG GGTTGTTCCTCTCCAATCGTCGTCAAGTTTGCCGACACCCAGAAAGACAAAGAACAGAAACGAATGGCACAACAACTCCAGCAGCAGATGCAGCAGATTAATGCCGCCTCTGTATGGGGGAACCTGGCGGGACTGAACAGTCTGGCACCACAATACTTAGCA CTTTATTTGCAGCTCCTCCAGCAGACAGCCTCCTCGGGCAACCTCAACTCCCTGAGTGGCCTCCATCCCATGGGAG GACTCAGTGCCATGCAGATTCAGAATTTGGCAGCATTGGCGGCCGCTGCCAGCGTCACCCAGAACCCAGTCAGTGCAGGCTCGGCACTCACTTCATCAAGCAGTCCCCTCAGCGTCCTGACCAGTTCTG GTTCATCCCCTAGTTCTAATAGTTCATCAGTCAACCCCATGGCGTCTCTAGGAGCTCTGCAGACCTTGGCTGGTGCCACTGCAGGTCTCAATGTTGGTTCTTTAGCAG GCATGGCTGCTTTGAATGGTGGCCTGGGCGGCAGTGGTCTATCCAATGGCACCGGAAGCACAATGGAAGCCCTGAGCCAAGCTTACTCTGGGATCCAGCAGTACGCAGCAGCGGCGCTGCCCTCACTCTACAACCAGAGCCTATTATCGCAGCAGGGCCTGGGAGCTGCAGGTAGTCAAAAGGAAG GCCCAGAGGGAGCAAACCTCTTTATATACCACTTGCCCCAGGAGTTTGGTGACCAAGACCTCCTGCAGATGTTCATGCCATTTGGAAATATTGTGTCTGCCAAAGTTTTCATTGATAAACAAACGAACCTCAGCAAATGTTTTG GTTTCGTAAGCTACGACAATCCAGTCTCCGCTCAGGCTGCCATCCAGTCCATGAACGGCTTTCAGATCGGAATGAAACGTCTGAAAGTGCAACTAAAACGCTCCAAGAACGACAGCAAACCCTACTGA
- the CELF1 gene encoding CUGBP Elav-like family member 1 isoform X3, with the protein MASFKLDFLPEMMVDHCSLNSSPVSKKMNGTMDHPDHPDPDSIKMFVGQVPRSWSEKELRELFEQYGAVYEINVLRDRSQNPPQSKGCCFITFYTRKAALEAQNALHNMKILPGMHHPIQMKPADSEKNNAVEDRKLFIGMVSKKCNENDIRVMFSQFGQIEECRILRGPDGLSRGCAFITFTSRSMAQNAIKAMHQAQTMEGCSSPIVVKFADTQKDKEQKRMAQQLQQQMQQINAASVWGNLAGLNSLAPQYLALYLQLLQQTASSGNLNSLSGLHPMGGEYSTGRTSGLSAMQIQNLAALAAAASVTQNPVSAGSALTSSSSPLSVLTSSGSSPSSNSSSVNPMASLGALQTLAGATAGLNVGSLAGMAALNGGLGGSGLSNGTGSTMEALSQAYSGIQQYAAAALPSLYNQSLLSQQGLGAAGPEGANLFIYHLPQEFGDQDLLQMFMPFGNIVSAKVFIDKQTNLSKCFGFVSYDNPVSAQAAIQSMNGFQIGMKRLKVQLKRSKNDSKPY; encoded by the exons ATGGCTTCATTTAAACTTGATTTCCTGCCCGAGATGATGGTGGATCATTGCTCTCTGAATTCCAGTCCTGT ATCTAAGAAGATGAACGGCACCATGGATCATCCAGACCATCCGGATCCAGATTCCATCAAGATGTTCGTGGGACAGGTTCCTCGCAGCTGGTCAGAGAAGGAGCTGAGGGAGCTATTCGAACAGTACGGCGCGGTGTACGAAATCAATGTCCTGCGAGACAGAAGCCAGAACCCTCCGCAGAGTAAAG GATGCTGTTTTATTACGTTCTACACGCGTAAGGCCGCATTAGAAGCACAGAATGCGTTGCACAATATGAAGATTCTTCCTGGG ATGCATCACCCTATCCAGATGAAGCCGGCAGACAGTGAGAAGAATAACG CTGTGGAAGACAGAAAGTTGTTTATTGGCATGGTGTCCAAGAAGTGTAATGAAAATGATATCCGGGTCATGTTCTCTCAGTTTGGGCAGATAGAGGAGTGCAGAATCCTACGGGGACCTGATGGGTTGAGCAGAG GTTGTGCATTCATCACATTTACATCCAGATCTATGGCACAGAATGCAATCAAAGCCATGCACCAAGCACAAACCATGGAG GGTTGTTCCTCTCCAATCGTCGTCAAGTTTGCCGACACCCAGAAAGACAAAGAACAGAAACGAATGGCACAACAACTCCAGCAGCAGATGCAGCAGATTAATGCCGCCTCTGTATGGGGGAACCTGGCGGGACTGAACAGTCTGGCACCACAATACTTAGCA CTTTATTTGCAGCTCCTCCAGCAGACAGCCTCCTCGGGCAACCTCAACTCCCTGAGTGGCCTCCATCCCATGGGAGGTGAGTACTCCACGGGGAGAACATCAG GACTCAGTGCCATGCAGATTCAGAATTTGGCAGCATTGGCGGCCGCTGCCAGCGTCACCCAGAACCCAGTCAGTGCAGGCTCGGCACTCACTTCATCAAGCAGTCCCCTCAGCGTCCTGACCAGTTCTG GTTCATCCCCTAGTTCTAATAGTTCATCAGTCAACCCCATGGCGTCTCTAGGAGCTCTGCAGACCTTGGCTGGTGCCACTGCAGGTCTCAATGTTGGTTCTTTAGCAG GCATGGCTGCTTTGAATGGTGGCCTGGGCGGCAGTGGTCTATCCAATGGCACCGGAAGCACAATGGAAGCCCTGAGCCAAGCTTACTCTGGGATCCAGCAGTACGCAGCAGCGGCGCTGCCCTCACTCTACAACCAGAGCCTATTATCGCAGCAGGGCCTGGGAGCTGCAG GCCCAGAGGGAGCAAACCTCTTTATATACCACTTGCCCCAGGAGTTTGGTGACCAAGACCTCCTGCAGATGTTCATGCCATTTGGAAATATTGTGTCTGCCAAAGTTTTCATTGATAAACAAACGAACCTCAGCAAATGTTTTG GTTTCGTAAGCTACGACAATCCAGTCTCCGCTCAGGCTGCCATCCAGTCCATGAACGGCTTTCAGATCGGAATGAAACGTCTGAAAGTGCAACTAAAACGCTCCAAGAACGACAGCAAACCCTACTGA
- the CELF1 gene encoding CUGBP Elav-like family member 1 isoform X5, translating to MASFKLDFLPEMMVDHCSLNSSPVSKKMNGTMDHPDHPDPDSIKMFVGQVPRSWSEKELRELFEQYGAVYEINVLRDRSQNPPQSKGCCFITFYTRKAALEAQNALHNMKILPGMHHPIQMKPADSEKNNAVEDRKLFIGMVSKKCNENDIRVMFSQFGQIEECRILRGPDGLSRGCAFITFTSRSMAQNAIKAMHQAQTMEGCSSPIVVKFADTQKDKEQKRMAQQLQQQMQQINAASVWGNLAGLNSLAPQYLALLQQTASSGNLNSLSGLHPMGGLSAMQIQNLAALAAAASVTQNPVSAGSALTSSSSPLSVLTSSGSSPSSNSSSVNPMASLGALQTLAGATAGLNVGSLAGMAALNGGLGGSGLSNGTGSTMEALSQAYSGIQQYAAAALPSLYNQSLLSQQGLGAAGSQKEGPEGANLFIYHLPQEFGDQDLLQMFMPFGNIVSAKVFIDKQTNLSKCFGFVSYDNPVSAQAAIQSMNGFQIGMKRLKVQLKRSKNDSKPY from the exons ATGGCTTCATTTAAACTTGATTTCCTGCCCGAGATGATGGTGGATCATTGCTCTCTGAATTCCAGTCCTGT ATCTAAGAAGATGAACGGCACCATGGATCATCCAGACCATCCGGATCCAGATTCCATCAAGATGTTCGTGGGACAGGTTCCTCGCAGCTGGTCAGAGAAGGAGCTGAGGGAGCTATTCGAACAGTACGGCGCGGTGTACGAAATCAATGTCCTGCGAGACAGAAGCCAGAACCCTCCGCAGAGTAAAG GATGCTGTTTTATTACGTTCTACACGCGTAAGGCCGCATTAGAAGCACAGAATGCGTTGCACAATATGAAGATTCTTCCTGGG ATGCATCACCCTATCCAGATGAAGCCGGCAGACAGTGAGAAGAATAACG CTGTGGAAGACAGAAAGTTGTTTATTGGCATGGTGTCCAAGAAGTGTAATGAAAATGATATCCGGGTCATGTTCTCTCAGTTTGGGCAGATAGAGGAGTGCAGAATCCTACGGGGACCTGATGGGTTGAGCAGAG GTTGTGCATTCATCACATTTACATCCAGATCTATGGCACAGAATGCAATCAAAGCCATGCACCAAGCACAAACCATGGAG GGTTGTTCCTCTCCAATCGTCGTCAAGTTTGCCGACACCCAGAAAGACAAAGAACAGAAACGAATGGCACAACAACTCCAGCAGCAGATGCAGCAGATTAATGCCGCCTCTGTATGGGGGAACCTGGCGGGACTGAACAGTCTGGCACCACAATACTTAGCA CTCCTCCAGCAGACAGCCTCCTCGGGCAACCTCAACTCCCTGAGTGGCCTCCATCCCATGGGAG GACTCAGTGCCATGCAGATTCAGAATTTGGCAGCATTGGCGGCCGCTGCCAGCGTCACCCAGAACCCAGTCAGTGCAGGCTCGGCACTCACTTCATCAAGCAGTCCCCTCAGCGTCCTGACCAGTTCTG GTTCATCCCCTAGTTCTAATAGTTCATCAGTCAACCCCATGGCGTCTCTAGGAGCTCTGCAGACCTTGGCTGGTGCCACTGCAGGTCTCAATGTTGGTTCTTTAGCAG GCATGGCTGCTTTGAATGGTGGCCTGGGCGGCAGTGGTCTATCCAATGGCACCGGAAGCACAATGGAAGCCCTGAGCCAAGCTTACTCTGGGATCCAGCAGTACGCAGCAGCGGCGCTGCCCTCACTCTACAACCAGAGCCTATTATCGCAGCAGGGCCTGGGAGCTGCAGGTAGTCAAAAGGAAG GCCCAGAGGGAGCAAACCTCTTTATATACCACTTGCCCCAGGAGTTTGGTGACCAAGACCTCCTGCAGATGTTCATGCCATTTGGAAATATTGTGTCTGCCAAAGTTTTCATTGATAAACAAACGAACCTCAGCAAATGTTTTG GTTTCGTAAGCTACGACAATCCAGTCTCCGCTCAGGCTGCCATCCAGTCCATGAACGGCTTTCAGATCGGAATGAAACGTCTGAAAGTGCAACTAAAACGCTCCAAGAACGACAGCAAACCCTACTGA
- the CELF1 gene encoding CUGBP Elav-like family member 1 isoform X1: MASFKLDFLPEMMVDHCSLNSSPVSKKMNGTMDHPDHPDPDSIKMFVGQVPRSWSEKELRELFEQYGAVYEINVLRDRSQNPPQSKGCCFITFYTRKAALEAQNALHNMKILPGMHHPIQMKPADSEKNNAVEDRKLFIGMVSKKCNENDIRVMFSQFGQIEECRILRGPDGLSRGCAFITFTSRSMAQNAIKAMHQAQTMEGCSSPIVVKFADTQKDKEQKRMAQQLQQQMQQINAASVWGNLAGLNSLAPQYLALYLQLLQQTASSGNLNSLSGLHPMGGEYSTGRTSGLSAMQIQNLAALAAAASVTQNPVSAGSALTSSSSPLSVLTSSGSSPSSNSSSVNPMASLGALQTLAGATAGLNVGSLAGMAALNGGLGGSGLSNGTGSTMEALSQAYSGIQQYAAAALPSLYNQSLLSQQGLGAAGSQKEGPEGANLFIYHLPQEFGDQDLLQMFMPFGNIVSAKVFIDKQTNLSKCFGFVSYDNPVSAQAAIQSMNGFQIGMKRLKVQLKRSKNDSKPY; encoded by the exons ATGGCTTCATTTAAACTTGATTTCCTGCCCGAGATGATGGTGGATCATTGCTCTCTGAATTCCAGTCCTGT ATCTAAGAAGATGAACGGCACCATGGATCATCCAGACCATCCGGATCCAGATTCCATCAAGATGTTCGTGGGACAGGTTCCTCGCAGCTGGTCAGAGAAGGAGCTGAGGGAGCTATTCGAACAGTACGGCGCGGTGTACGAAATCAATGTCCTGCGAGACAGAAGCCAGAACCCTCCGCAGAGTAAAG GATGCTGTTTTATTACGTTCTACACGCGTAAGGCCGCATTAGAAGCACAGAATGCGTTGCACAATATGAAGATTCTTCCTGGG ATGCATCACCCTATCCAGATGAAGCCGGCAGACAGTGAGAAGAATAACG CTGTGGAAGACAGAAAGTTGTTTATTGGCATGGTGTCCAAGAAGTGTAATGAAAATGATATCCGGGTCATGTTCTCTCAGTTTGGGCAGATAGAGGAGTGCAGAATCCTACGGGGACCTGATGGGTTGAGCAGAG GTTGTGCATTCATCACATTTACATCCAGATCTATGGCACAGAATGCAATCAAAGCCATGCACCAAGCACAAACCATGGAG GGTTGTTCCTCTCCAATCGTCGTCAAGTTTGCCGACACCCAGAAAGACAAAGAACAGAAACGAATGGCACAACAACTCCAGCAGCAGATGCAGCAGATTAATGCCGCCTCTGTATGGGGGAACCTGGCGGGACTGAACAGTCTGGCACCACAATACTTAGCA CTTTATTTGCAGCTCCTCCAGCAGACAGCCTCCTCGGGCAACCTCAACTCCCTGAGTGGCCTCCATCCCATGGGAGGTGAGTACTCCACGGGGAGAACATCAG GACTCAGTGCCATGCAGATTCAGAATTTGGCAGCATTGGCGGCCGCTGCCAGCGTCACCCAGAACCCAGTCAGTGCAGGCTCGGCACTCACTTCATCAAGCAGTCCCCTCAGCGTCCTGACCAGTTCTG GTTCATCCCCTAGTTCTAATAGTTCATCAGTCAACCCCATGGCGTCTCTAGGAGCTCTGCAGACCTTGGCTGGTGCCACTGCAGGTCTCAATGTTGGTTCTTTAGCAG GCATGGCTGCTTTGAATGGTGGCCTGGGCGGCAGTGGTCTATCCAATGGCACCGGAAGCACAATGGAAGCCCTGAGCCAAGCTTACTCTGGGATCCAGCAGTACGCAGCAGCGGCGCTGCCCTCACTCTACAACCAGAGCCTATTATCGCAGCAGGGCCTGGGAGCTGCAGGTAGTCAAAAGGAAG GCCCAGAGGGAGCAAACCTCTTTATATACCACTTGCCCCAGGAGTTTGGTGACCAAGACCTCCTGCAGATGTTCATGCCATTTGGAAATATTGTGTCTGCCAAAGTTTTCATTGATAAACAAACGAACCTCAGCAAATGTTTTG GTTTCGTAAGCTACGACAATCCAGTCTCCGCTCAGGCTGCCATCCAGTCCATGAACGGCTTTCAGATCGGAATGAAACGTCTGAAAGTGCAACTAAAACGCTCCAAGAACGACAGCAAACCCTACTGA
- the CELF1 gene encoding CUGBP Elav-like family member 1 isoform X2: MASFKLDFLPEMMVDHCSLNSSPVSKKMNGTMDHPDHPDPDSIKMFVGQVPRSWSEKELRELFEQYGAVYEINVLRDRSQNPPQSKGCCFITFYTRKAALEAQNALHNMKILPGMHHPIQMKPADSEKNNAVEDRKLFIGMVSKKCNENDIRVMFSQFGQIEECRILRGPDGLSRGCAFITFTSRSMAQNAIKAMHQAQTMEGCSSPIVVKFADTQKDKEQKRMAQQLQQQMQQINAASVWGNLAGLNSLAPQYLALLQQTASSGNLNSLSGLHPMGGEYSTGRTSGLSAMQIQNLAALAAAASVTQNPVSAGSALTSSSSPLSVLTSSGSSPSSNSSSVNPMASLGALQTLAGATAGLNVGSLAGMAALNGGLGGSGLSNGTGSTMEALSQAYSGIQQYAAAALPSLYNQSLLSQQGLGAAGSQKEGPEGANLFIYHLPQEFGDQDLLQMFMPFGNIVSAKVFIDKQTNLSKCFGFVSYDNPVSAQAAIQSMNGFQIGMKRLKVQLKRSKNDSKPY, translated from the exons ATGGCTTCATTTAAACTTGATTTCCTGCCCGAGATGATGGTGGATCATTGCTCTCTGAATTCCAGTCCTGT ATCTAAGAAGATGAACGGCACCATGGATCATCCAGACCATCCGGATCCAGATTCCATCAAGATGTTCGTGGGACAGGTTCCTCGCAGCTGGTCAGAGAAGGAGCTGAGGGAGCTATTCGAACAGTACGGCGCGGTGTACGAAATCAATGTCCTGCGAGACAGAAGCCAGAACCCTCCGCAGAGTAAAG GATGCTGTTTTATTACGTTCTACACGCGTAAGGCCGCATTAGAAGCACAGAATGCGTTGCACAATATGAAGATTCTTCCTGGG ATGCATCACCCTATCCAGATGAAGCCGGCAGACAGTGAGAAGAATAACG CTGTGGAAGACAGAAAGTTGTTTATTGGCATGGTGTCCAAGAAGTGTAATGAAAATGATATCCGGGTCATGTTCTCTCAGTTTGGGCAGATAGAGGAGTGCAGAATCCTACGGGGACCTGATGGGTTGAGCAGAG GTTGTGCATTCATCACATTTACATCCAGATCTATGGCACAGAATGCAATCAAAGCCATGCACCAAGCACAAACCATGGAG GGTTGTTCCTCTCCAATCGTCGTCAAGTTTGCCGACACCCAGAAAGACAAAGAACAGAAACGAATGGCACAACAACTCCAGCAGCAGATGCAGCAGATTAATGCCGCCTCTGTATGGGGGAACCTGGCGGGACTGAACAGTCTGGCACCACAATACTTAGCA CTCCTCCAGCAGACAGCCTCCTCGGGCAACCTCAACTCCCTGAGTGGCCTCCATCCCATGGGAGGTGAGTACTCCACGGGGAGAACATCAG GACTCAGTGCCATGCAGATTCAGAATTTGGCAGCATTGGCGGCCGCTGCCAGCGTCACCCAGAACCCAGTCAGTGCAGGCTCGGCACTCACTTCATCAAGCAGTCCCCTCAGCGTCCTGACCAGTTCTG GTTCATCCCCTAGTTCTAATAGTTCATCAGTCAACCCCATGGCGTCTCTAGGAGCTCTGCAGACCTTGGCTGGTGCCACTGCAGGTCTCAATGTTGGTTCTTTAGCAG GCATGGCTGCTTTGAATGGTGGCCTGGGCGGCAGTGGTCTATCCAATGGCACCGGAAGCACAATGGAAGCCCTGAGCCAAGCTTACTCTGGGATCCAGCAGTACGCAGCAGCGGCGCTGCCCTCACTCTACAACCAGAGCCTATTATCGCAGCAGGGCCTGGGAGCTGCAGGTAGTCAAAAGGAAG GCCCAGAGGGAGCAAACCTCTTTATATACCACTTGCCCCAGGAGTTTGGTGACCAAGACCTCCTGCAGATGTTCATGCCATTTGGAAATATTGTGTCTGCCAAAGTTTTCATTGATAAACAAACGAACCTCAGCAAATGTTTTG GTTTCGTAAGCTACGACAATCCAGTCTCCGCTCAGGCTGCCATCCAGTCCATGAACGGCTTTCAGATCGGAATGAAACGTCTGAAAGTGCAACTAAAACGCTCCAAGAACGACAGCAAACCCTACTGA